DNA sequence from the Gordonia polyisoprenivorans genome:
CTCAGCCCGTTCGCACTTGATCGCTGTGCACGACACCGGGGGCGCACCACATCGTGGTGCGCCCCCGGTGCCATTTCGGGCCGCTTCCCCCGATGGTCGAGCCCCTAGTGATCGATCGCCGAGCGCTTCTTTCGATGGCCGGGCCCCTTTTTGATCGATGGTCGAGCGCTTCTTTCGATGGCCGGGCCCCCTTCTTGATCGATGGTCGGTCCCCCTTCTTGATCGATCGCCGAGCGCTTCTTTCGATGGCCGGGCCCCTTTTTGATCGATGGTCGAGGTGCTCGGCGCCCCAGGCGCCGAGCCTCGAGACCCCCTGCACCGGTGCTGGTTTCGGGTTCCAGCGTCGCCTGCGGGGGTCTCGAGGCTCCTCGCCCCAGGGGGCTCGTCACACCTCGACCATCGGGTGGGGTGGCGCAAGAGTAGGTGGTGCGGCCGCCGGTGAGTACACCTCGACCATCGGGTGGGGTGGCGCAGGAGTAGGCAGTGCGGCCACCGGTGGGCATACCTCGACCACCGACGACCGCCCCACCCAACCCGATACCTGCACCTCACAGCCCCGAAACGTAATCGCAACACAACGAGGGTCTACTACAGGTAGACAAAAGTTCATCGGAGTGGACATACTAGAGCCAACACAACCACCGGAGCACTGCCATGACTGACACCACCAACGATCTCGCCGAACTCTGCGCGAAGTCGGGGACCAAGTTCATCCTCGCCATGTTCGTCGACTTGCGTGGCAAGCCCTGCGCCAAGCTCGTCCCCGTCGAGGCTGTCGACGAACTCGCCACCAACGGTGTGGGTTTCGCCGGTTACGCGGTCGGTGCAATCGGGCAGGAGCCCCGCGACCCCGATCTGATGGCGATCCCCGACACCTCGTCGTTCCTGCCGATCCCCTTCATCAAGGAAGGGCTGGCGATCGTGCATTGCGACCCGCATGTGGAGGGCAAGCCGTGGCCGTTCGCCCCACGCAACATCCTGCGGGCTCTCATCGCGCAGGCCGAGGACGCGGGCTTCGAGCCGTGGGTGGGCGCAGAGGTCGAGTACTTCCTGCTCAAGCGCGCCGCCGACGGTTCGCTCGTGACCGCCGACGACGCCGATGACTCCGATCAGCCCTGCTACGACGTCCGCGGCCTCACCCGTATGTATGAGCACCTCACCGCGGTGTCCGCTGCGATGAATCAGCTGGGCTGGAGCAACTACGCCAACGACCACGAGGACGGCAACGGCCAGTTCGAGCAGAACTTCGCCTACTCCGACGCGCTCACCACCGCCGACCGCGTCATCACCCTGCGCTATCTGCTTTCCACGATCGCCGCCGAACGCGGCATGGTCGCCACCTTCATGCCCAAGCCGTTCGCCGAGCGCACCGGAAGTGGCCTGCACCTGCACCTTTCGTTGACTTCCAACGGCCAGCCGGTTTTCCCGACCGAGTTCGGTGACGACCGCGGGCTCGGCATCTCGCCGACCGCGTACGGATTCGTCGCGGGCGTCCTCGAGCACGCCTGCGCGCTGCAGTCGGTGATGGCTCCGACGGTCAACTCCTACAAGCGGACCGGCGCCACCGCCACCCGCTCGGGCGCCTCCTGGGCACCGCGCGTGCCCACCTATGGCGGCAACGACCGCACCCACTACATCCGCATCCCCGACGACCAGCGCGTCGAGCTGCGCGGCGGCGACGGATCGGCCAACCCGTACCTCGCGATCGCCGCCGCCCTCGGCGCCGGCCTCGACGGCATCAAGCGCAGCCTCGACCCGGGTGCGCTGGGTACCTGCCCCGAGCACGTCGGCACCCTGCCGCTGACGCTGCTGCACGCGGTCGACGCGCTCGAGGCCGACCCGGTCGTGGCCGGCACCCTCGATGCCGCGATGACCGAGGAGTGGCCCGCCGACA
Encoded proteins:
- the glnT gene encoding type III glutamate--ammonia ligase — protein: MTDTTNDLAELCAKSGTKFILAMFVDLRGKPCAKLVPVEAVDELATNGVGFAGYAVGAIGQEPRDPDLMAIPDTSSFLPIPFIKEGLAIVHCDPHVEGKPWPFAPRNILRALIAQAEDAGFEPWVGAEVEYFLLKRAADGSLVTADDADDSDQPCYDVRGLTRMYEHLTAVSAAMNQLGWSNYANDHEDGNGQFEQNFAYSDALTTADRVITLRYLLSTIAAERGMVATFMPKPFAERTGSGLHLHLSLTSNGQPVFPTEFGDDRGLGISPTAYGFVAGVLEHACALQSVMAPTVNSYKRTGATATRSGASWAPRVPTYGGNDRTHYIRIPDDQRVELRGGDGSANPYLAIAAALGAGLDGIKRSLDPGALGTCPEHVGTLPLTLLHAVDALEADPVVAGTLDAAMTEEWPADKQSVSDYFSKLKREEFFAWHSAVSPWEVDQYLTAF